In Vespa crabro chromosome 14, iyVesCrab1.2, whole genome shotgun sequence, the following are encoded in one genomic region:
- the LOC124429104 gene encoding phospholipid scramblase 1 isoform X2, with protein sequence MKKGGWPIPNMICPPGLEYLMGLDHLFVKQKVELLEVITGWETRNKYNILNIRGEQVYYAAEKSDCCSRFCCGTYRSCEFKVFDGIRREILHMVRPLRCDSCCCPCCLQELEVYSGGVLLGSVVQDWTIFRPWFSILNANGDTVLKIKGPLLRFCVEVDFKVKSADGTQRVGMISKYWSGITREFFTDTDNFGISFPIDLDVKIKAVLLGACLLIDFMYFENSRD encoded by the exons ATGAAAAAAG GTGGTTGGCCAATACCCAATATGATTTGTCCACCAGGTTTGGAATACCTTATGGGCCTTGATCATTTGTTTGTGAAACAAAAAGTCGAACTTTTGGAAG ttATTACCGGATGGGAAACGcgcaataaatataacatattgAATATAAGAGGTGAACAAGTTTATTACGCTGCTGAAAAATCTGACTGTTGTTCACGTTTTTGTTGCGGCACTTATCGCAGTTGTGAATTCAAAGTATTTGATGGTATTAGAAGAGAAATTCTTCATATGGTTCGTCCATTAAGGTGTGACAGCTGTTGCTGTCCTTGTTGCTTACAG GAATTGGAAGTATATTCTGGCGGTGTTCTTTTGGGATCGGTTGTTCAAGATTGGACTATATTTAGGCCATGGTTTTCAATACTCAATGCAAATGGCGACACAGTTTTGAAGATAAAAGGACCATTATTACGTTTCTGCGTAGAAGTTGattttaaa GTAAAGTCTGCTGATGGTACTCAACGAGTTGGCATGATTAGTAAATATTGGAGTGGCATTACTCGTGAATTTTTTACGGATACCGATAATTTTGGTATAAGTTTCCCGATTGATCTTGATGTCAAAATAAAAGCTGTCCTTCTGGGTGCTTGTCTCTTGATA GACTTCATGTACTTCGAAAATTCAAGAGATTGA
- the LOC124429104 gene encoding phospholipid scramblase 1 isoform X1: protein MNTPYLQPSPMPMNQPWMQPIASAPASNEFPLPYAPQAPQGGWPIPNMICPPGLEYLMGLDHLFVKQKVELLEVITGWETRNKYNILNIRGEQVYYAAEKSDCCSRFCCGTYRSCEFKVFDGIRREILHMVRPLRCDSCCCPCCLQELEVYSGGVLLGSVVQDWTIFRPWFSILNANGDTVLKIKGPLLRFCVEVDFKVKSADGTQRVGMISKYWSGITREFFTDTDNFGISFPIDLDVKIKAVLLGACLLIDFMYFENSRD, encoded by the exons ATGAATACTCCGTATCTTCAACCAAGTCCCATGCCAATGAATCAACCATGGATGCAACCTATTGCGAGTGCACCAGCATCAAATGAATTTCCATTGCCGTATGCCCCACAGGCACCGCAAG GTGGTTGGCCAATACCCAATATGATTTGTCCACCAGGTTTGGAATACCTTATGGGCCTTGATCATTTGTTTGTGAAACAAAAAGTCGAACTTTTGGAAG ttATTACCGGATGGGAAACGcgcaataaatataacatattgAATATAAGAGGTGAACAAGTTTATTACGCTGCTGAAAAATCTGACTGTTGTTCACGTTTTTGTTGCGGCACTTATCGCAGTTGTGAATTCAAAGTATTTGATGGTATTAGAAGAGAAATTCTTCATATGGTTCGTCCATTAAGGTGTGACAGCTGTTGCTGTCCTTGTTGCTTACAG GAATTGGAAGTATATTCTGGCGGTGTTCTTTTGGGATCGGTTGTTCAAGATTGGACTATATTTAGGCCATGGTTTTCAATACTCAATGCAAATGGCGACACAGTTTTGAAGATAAAAGGACCATTATTACGTTTCTGCGTAGAAGTTGattttaaa GTAAAGTCTGCTGATGGTACTCAACGAGTTGGCATGATTAGTAAATATTGGAGTGGCATTACTCGTGAATTTTTTACGGATACCGATAATTTTGGTATAAGTTTCCCGATTGATCTTGATGTCAAAATAAAAGCTGTCCTTCTGGGTGCTTGTCTCTTGATA GACTTCATGTACTTCGAAAATTCAAGAGATTGA